Below is a genomic region from Spirosoma radiotolerans.
AACGAAATAAATAATATATTTTCTGCAGCTTTATTCATCGACATGGCAAATCTATAAATTCTACCTAACCAGTTGTTCATTATGATAAACTGTTTTGTCCTGGATGACGAGCAGGCGGCCATTAACGTACTGACAAAATATATATCGGACACCCCCTATCTTCACCTGACAGGCAGCACCACCTCGGCTCCAAAGGCCATTGAATTACTCAAACAAACCCCTGTCGATTTACTGTTTCTCGATATTCAGATGCCACTGCTCACGGGTCTGCAATTCGTCGATCTGTACAGGGGCACTATGCAGATCATTTTCACAACGGCCTACAGCGAGTTTGCCCTGAACGGATTTGACCGGAATGCGCTGGATTACCTGCTGAAACCGATCCCGTTCGACCGGTTTCTGAAGGCCACCGAAAAAGCCCTCAACCATTTCAATCGGCAGCAAATTACGCCCCCCCTGAACACCCCCGTCGCGGACGATTTTATTCTGGTT
It encodes:
- a CDS encoding LytR/AlgR family response regulator transcription factor, producing the protein MINCFVLDDEQAAINVLTKYISDTPYLHLTGSTTSAPKAIELLKQTPVDLLFLDIQMPLLTGLQFVDLYRGTMQIIFTTAYSEFALNGFDRNALDYLLKPIPFDRFLKATEKALNHFNRQQITPPLNTPVADDFILVKTEHKGKLRKVNFDEIVYIEGLKNYVSIFTSKQEQIVTYSGIGELEERLPARQFARVHRSYIVAIRMINAIDGNELFMKDAPRIPTSGRYKDDLLTLLQKSILQNK